A section of the Pseudovibrio sp. M1P-2-3 genome encodes:
- a CDS encoding anhydro-N-acetylmuramic acid kinase, whose amino-acid sequence MQSIWAIGLMTGTVLDGNIDIAAIKTNGSVIEEFGPSAFTPYTNSTLSILQEASIEAGNWNFNGPEPEIFKKAERLLTLEQTASIQNFITEHGLTRNQISIIGFHGQTVLHRPPTATKLGATRQLGDGQLMAATLGIPVCYDFRSLDVAAGGHGAPLAAIYHQALLLSSPLPHSPADCAVLNLGGVGNITWWDGGDQLIAFDCGPANAPINDWVKNHSKGNMDRDGVFADQGIVDEERLASLLEAPFFYQAPPKSLDRNSFTHVMASNQCFENGAAFLTAFSASCVAKGLDLLPSRPRYLYICGGGRKNHSLLREIAKRCQVEVKTAEDIGWNGDFTEAECFAFLAVRSKAGLPISFPNTTGAPHPLRGGKIADPL is encoded by the coding sequence TACCGTTTTAGACGGGAATATCGACATAGCCGCAATTAAAACCAATGGCTCGGTTATCGAGGAGTTTGGTCCATCCGCCTTTACCCCCTACACAAACAGCACCCTATCCATACTGCAAGAAGCCTCCATTGAAGCTGGAAATTGGAATTTCAATGGCCCCGAGCCCGAAATATTCAAAAAGGCGGAACGCTTATTAACGCTCGAACAGACTGCGAGTATTCAAAATTTTATCACAGAGCACGGGTTAACACGAAACCAGATCTCCATTATCGGCTTCCATGGCCAAACCGTTCTGCACCGCCCCCCAACTGCTACTAAACTGGGAGCAACTCGGCAGTTGGGTGATGGCCAGCTAATGGCGGCGACACTTGGAATACCAGTATGCTATGATTTTCGGAGTTTAGATGTAGCTGCAGGAGGGCACGGCGCTCCCTTGGCTGCCATCTACCATCAAGCTCTCCTTCTTTCTTCCCCCCTGCCCCATTCCCCTGCCGACTGTGCTGTTTTGAACCTTGGCGGAGTAGGAAATATAACTTGGTGGGACGGCGGAGACCAATTAATAGCCTTTGACTGCGGCCCCGCAAACGCACCAATAAACGATTGGGTTAAAAATCATAGTAAAGGGAATATGGATCGGGATGGAGTGTTCGCAGATCAAGGCATAGTTGATGAAGAAAGGCTGGCATCTCTTCTGGAGGCCCCTTTCTTCTATCAAGCTCCCCCCAAGTCTCTAGACAGAAACAGTTTTACCCACGTGATGGCAAGTAACCAGTGTTTCGAAAATGGAGCCGCTTTTTTGACAGCTTTTTCGGCTTCATGTGTTGCCAAAGGCCTAGACTTATTGCCCAGCCGTCCACGGTATCTTTATATCTGTGGTGGAGGCAGAAAAAATCACTCCCTCCTGCGGGAAATAGCAAAGCGGTGCCAAGTAGAAGTTAAAACAGCGGAAGACATCGGGTGGAATGGAGATTTCACCGAAGCTGAATGCTTTGCATTTCTCGCAGTCCGGTCAAAAGCCGGTTTGCCTATCAGCTTTCCAAATACAACGGGCGCACCCCACCCGCTTAGGGGCGGCAAAATAGCTGATCCTCTATAA
- a CDS encoding flavin reductase family protein, whose translation MFYEADKPHGLPHNPFKALVAPRPIGWVSTKSKAGVFNLAPYSFFSAIGDNPPMVAISSSGYKDTVANIDATGEFVCNMATYDLAQAMNQSSRMVEESVSEFDLGRVTPVPGQMIEVPRVREAKAALECKSLSVQRLVDLEGSETNQWLILGQVVGIHIDDSVLKNGLVDTSKLGLLSRLGYMDYAVIKDVFTLDRPV comes from the coding sequence ATGTTTTATGAAGCCGATAAGCCCCACGGGTTGCCGCATAATCCATTCAAAGCACTTGTTGCACCGCGACCTATTGGCTGGGTCTCCACGAAAAGCAAGGCCGGTGTTTTTAATTTGGCTCCATATAGTTTCTTCAGCGCAATTGGAGATAACCCTCCGATGGTTGCTATTTCTTCAAGTGGCTACAAAGATACGGTTGCAAACATAGATGCAACTGGTGAGTTCGTTTGTAATATGGCGACCTATGATCTGGCTCAAGCGATGAACCAATCCTCAAGGATGGTCGAGGAGAGTGTATCAGAATTTGATTTGGGGCGGGTTACACCTGTTCCCGGTCAAATGATTGAGGTGCCACGTGTGCGAGAAGCAAAAGCAGCTCTGGAATGCAAGTCACTTTCGGTTCAACGTCTCGTAGACCTTGAAGGGAGCGAGACTAATCAGTGGCTTATTTTGGGTCAGGTCGTTGGGATTCACATTGACGACAGTGTTTTAAAAAATGGCCTTGTTGATACGTCTAAGCTCGGGCTGCTTAGTCGGCTTGGTTATATGGATTATGCAGTCATAAAAGACGTATTTACTTTGGATCGGCCTGTATAG
- a CDS encoding DUF2336 domain-containing protein gives MIFRNFLCWVKNAPEQKRILAVGALTRSYLHAGLNDQTRSEAEAALTFMLDDTSIPVRRALAEFVAKEQGAPIHVVSSLICDEDEVALPVLEKSVDVSDLILIDTVAVATIERQCAIAKRAPLTAAVSGALCEVGSVEACGVLLQNEHAHITASSFIRVIERFGEEPIIQTSLLDRGDVPKLVEHDLLREYAGSLKEHPMVKMEGFSEDPEHMVADAKDRVSLAFARKLEGQELGLFVEHLRKRGYLTGLLLLRAAAIGQMSFLEVALSALSKVPQNRICKMLPKPDHTVFAVVLRKATVPARIRPLIVSLLHLWGKKSAPKLSHKGKACLVLETLLDSEEVSELADLGDLHGLLSSIYIEVSRQKAKETAHGMLEAA, from the coding sequence ATGATATTTCGGAACTTTTTATGTTGGGTTAAGAACGCGCCGGAGCAAAAACGTATTTTGGCCGTGGGGGCTTTGACACGTTCTTATTTGCATGCAGGATTGAATGATCAAACGCGCAGTGAGGCTGAAGCGGCACTGACTTTTATGCTTGATGACACTTCAATTCCTGTGCGCCGAGCTCTTGCTGAGTTTGTAGCCAAAGAGCAGGGGGCTCCAATACATGTGGTATCCAGCTTAATATGTGATGAAGACGAAGTGGCTCTGCCAGTTCTTGAAAAAAGCGTAGACGTTAGTGATTTGATTTTGATTGATACTGTGGCGGTGGCAACAATAGAAAGACAATGCGCTATCGCAAAAAGGGCGCCGCTTACCGCAGCTGTTTCAGGGGCTTTGTGCGAAGTTGGAAGTGTGGAGGCTTGCGGGGTGCTTTTGCAAAACGAACACGCGCATATTACAGCCTCCAGCTTTATTAGAGTTATCGAGCGTTTTGGGGAGGAGCCGATTATCCAGACGAGTCTCTTGGATAGAGGGGATGTGCCTAAGCTTGTTGAGCACGATTTACTGAGAGAGTACGCAGGGTCCTTGAAGGAGCACCCTATGGTCAAAATGGAAGGGTTTAGTGAGGATCCTGAGCATATGGTGGCAGATGCCAAGGACAGGGTCTCATTGGCGTTCGCTCGAAAACTTGAAGGTCAAGAATTAGGCCTCTTTGTTGAGCATCTCAGAAAACGCGGCTACTTGACAGGGCTTCTTCTTTTACGCGCCGCTGCCATAGGTCAGATGAGCTTTTTGGAAGTGGCATTGTCTGCACTCTCAAAAGTGCCACAAAATCGAATTTGCAAAATGCTTCCTAAGCCGGATCATACTGTATTTGCGGTAGTTTTGAGAAAGGCGACGGTCCCCGCTCGAATCCGCCCCCTTATAGTATCTCTACTGCACTTATGGGGGAAAAAGAGCGCGCCAAAGTTGTCTCACAAAGGTAAAGCATGCCTAGTTCTCGAAACCCTCTTGGACAGTGAGGAGGTTTCAGAACTCGCTGATCTGGGAGACCTGCATGGCCTCTTATCAAGTATATACATTGAAGTCTCGCGCCAGAAAGCCAAGGAGACAGCTCACGGGATGCTTGAGGCAGCATAA
- a CDS encoding NAD kinase: protein MIQREIQSLSFLSSGTEEADTAAEELVQRYGSTHPDKADVLVALGGDGMMLQCLHRFMNSGQPIYGMNRGSVGFLMNEYNPDGLLERLQKADETTIHPLNLEATDVKGRSFKARAINETSMLRQTHQAAKLEVSVDGRVRMDELICDGLLIATPAGSTAYNLSAHGPILPLQSRLLALTPISAFRPRRWRGALLPNQSTVHIKVLEADKRPVSVSADHVEFRNISEIATYEDATSQGHILFDQDQRLDERVLGEMFKY, encoded by the coding sequence GTGATACAACGGGAAATTCAATCTTTAAGCTTTTTGTCAAGCGGTACGGAAGAGGCAGATACGGCCGCCGAAGAGCTCGTTCAGCGTTACGGTTCCACCCACCCCGATAAAGCGGATGTTTTAGTCGCTTTAGGCGGTGATGGCATGATGCTTCAGTGTTTGCACCGCTTCATGAACTCCGGCCAGCCAATTTATGGCATGAACCGTGGTTCTGTTGGCTTTCTCATGAATGAATATAACCCTGACGGCCTTCTGGAGCGCTTGCAAAAGGCAGATGAAACAACGATCCACCCGCTCAATCTGGAGGCAACAGACGTTAAAGGGCGTTCATTCAAAGCACGGGCAATTAACGAAACCTCTATGTTAAGGCAGACCCATCAAGCAGCGAAACTTGAAGTCTCTGTTGATGGCCGCGTTCGGATGGATGAACTGATCTGTGATGGCCTTCTCATCGCGACGCCTGCAGGGAGCACTGCATATAATTTGTCAGCCCACGGTCCAATTTTGCCGCTACAATCCAGATTGCTCGCATTAACTCCCATCAGTGCTTTCCGACCGCGGAGATGGCGAGGCGCATTATTACCAAACCAGTCGACGGTCCACATCAAAGTGCTGGAAGCGGATAAAAGGCCTGTAAGTGTGAGCGCCGACCATGTCGAGTTTCGCAATATCTCTGAAATTGCAACCTATGAAGATGCTACATCTCAAGGCCATATCCTTTTTGACCAAGACCAGCGGTTGGATGAGAGGGTTCTAGGGGAAATGTTCAAATACTGA
- a CDS encoding nitroreductase family protein, with product MAERPMVHKADKRIMNAPLTHSSEIVKFLLRRRSHLSIMMEPPGPSAQQIETLLTVASRVPDHKKKVPWRFIVYSKETRQRLGKDLHTLLIGLGSPKDEPKKQVEIEKFQNSPLVIGVLSCPKTDCDVPVWEQELVSGAVCMNLLVAASGLGFAAQWLTGWFVHEDASAKALGANEGERFAGFIHMGQAASVPSERPRPNISSLVQYV from the coding sequence ATGGCTGAGCGCCCCATGGTCCACAAGGCAGATAAAAGAATCATGAATGCGCCTTTAACTCACTCCTCCGAAATTGTTAAATTTCTCTTACGCCGCCGCTCGCACCTAAGCATAATGATGGAGCCGCCTGGCCCGTCGGCGCAGCAGATTGAAACGTTACTCACAGTGGCATCAAGAGTTCCGGACCATAAGAAAAAGGTGCCATGGCGTTTCATTGTTTACTCTAAAGAGACTAGGCAACGGCTTGGCAAAGACCTACACACGTTGCTAATTGGTCTTGGAAGTCCCAAAGACGAACCTAAAAAACAAGTAGAAATTGAAAAGTTCCAAAACTCTCCGTTGGTTATAGGGGTGTTGTCCTGCCCGAAAACAGATTGCGATGTCCCCGTCTGGGAGCAGGAGTTGGTGAGCGGTGCTGTTTGTATGAATTTATTAGTTGCCGCTTCAGGTTTGGGCTTCGCGGCTCAATGGCTGACGGGCTGGTTTGTACATGAAGACGCTAGTGCTAAAGCGCTAGGGGCTAATGAAGGAGAGCGCTTCGCTGGCTTTATTCACATGGGGCAAGCCGCGTCGGTTCCGTCAGAACGTCCACGACCAAACATCAGCTCACTTGTTCAATACGTTTAA